In Helicoverpa armigera isolate CAAS_96S chromosome 20, ASM3070526v1, whole genome shotgun sequence, one DNA window encodes the following:
- the LOC110373394 gene encoding ribosome-binding protein 1 isoform X1, whose translation MELQALLVLCGVGVAGLAMLLLMGLFSASGTSYEEAIAQQRRATTELLALAESKNKPKKKEKKANKKLAKKEKSKESAVGMTGSEQESEAPVESGVEDDVVPAPKGHVEFSAAVVVDVPRDTTPNVKIRKRGKDPKVKPILVNKEDPSCVSDPSALPDPTTTTVANHFEEMHPKDEFELMHSTLVTEKASEKVEEAAEKKEVKVAKAAKGSKAVAKPPAVVEVAKEEVTRERHNSGEGAKEQRKSKKIEKKSSEEVSEIVREEVVPPLNAPQPSELTTDKLLKQALANAPAPAASPPGKNKKKKPEPNVLSLMVAGDSGGVNVGELVRVVREAVLSRTEIQILTDALLNKHHDPLPEHSEWTEGPNDPIQKLKKQLADKEKALADEIEASQALHAKLKELRGALNAERTRAAAAARAAEQAAAAARAELHTQQARLQRLLDDNHQLAQEKLMLQSKLGAEGEAQAARVQMELHIQRLSEAEATLLAQLTGLQAELTAHALEAGQLRMEAGAARDSCVMAQQHAADLAQQLQDATRACGELEQQRQCAAHSEQRAQQDLRQAQERLAAMAELQNEVQRLANRAQTAESNVEILKEESEKQKQQLSSEIASLREQLAARETELAEIKQLKAAPAQNGLPANDQVKQAAELAKVESIVESLRDELATAQRGSRDQREQLTRLHEQLRQYQDKNNELRTKNWKVMEALQSAEKALQTKAARAMPAQDSLRDAIAKAQEAQYAEVASILRAACPAAAPGAGAGRDWLQSFAANLRVQLHPPAPAPAESADTDARVNDLIQQNEQSQSLVEKYKKIIDDTEGVLSRLQQNVTLEEQRWAQQLAEKQRELDDLRQRTVLQEPLAFAYSCIENALPAIVEEMQNKIDSLQEELQQAKKSNHNHTFADAERSAEERLMAGLSDKHSVDVSNGPLKVGLDEK comes from the exons ATGGAGCTGCAAGCATTGCTCGTCCTGTGCGGGGTGGGGGTCGCGGGCCTCGCCATGCTGCTGCTGATGGGGTTGTTCTCTGCCTCTGGCACCAGCTATGAGGAAGCAATAGCTCAACAACGCCGAGCTACCACTGAACTACTTGCTCTTGCTGAAAGCAAAAATAAGCCTAAAAAGAAGGAGAAGAAAGCTAACAAAAAG TTAGCAAAGAAGGAAAAGAGCAAGGAGAGTGCAGTTGGGATGACGGGCAGTGAGCAGGAGAGTGAGGCACCAGTTGAGAGCGGAGTCGAGGACGATGTGGTGCCCGCTCCTAAGGGACATGTTGAGTTCAGTGCTGCGGTGGTAGTGGACGTGCCTAGGGATACCACACCTAATGTCAAG ATCCGCAAACGCGGCAAGGATCCTAAAGTAAAGCCGATCTTGGTAAACAAAGAGGATCCGAGTTGCGTTAGCGATCCGAGCGCGCTGCCTGACCCCACCACCACCACTGTCGCCAACCACTTTGAGGAAATGCATCCCAAAGATGAGTTTGAATTGATGCATTCAACACTCGTCACGGAAAAA gccTCCGAGAAAGTGGAAGAAGCAGCGGAAAAGAAAGAAGTGAAAGTAGCTAAGGCCGCTAAGGGTAGCAAGGCAGTAGCTAAGCCCCCTGCTGTAGTTGAGGTCGCTAAGGAAGAGGTCACTCGTGAGCGACACAACAGTGGCGAAGGAGCGAAGGAACAGCGCAAGA GCAAGAAGATTGAGAAGAAGTCCTCAGAAGAAGTGAGTGAGATTGTCCGTGAGGAGGTAGTTCCGCCTCTGAATGCGCCGCAGCCGAGCGAGCTCACGACCGACAAGCTGCTGAAGCAAGCGCTGGCGAACGCGCCGGCGCCGGCCGCCTCCCCGCCCGGCaagaacaagaagaaaaaaCCAGAGCCCAATGTGCTCTCGCTTATGG TAGCGGGCGACAGCGGCGGCGTGAACGTGGGCGAGCTGGTGCGCGTGGTGCGCGAGGCGGTGCTGTCGCGCACAGAGATACAGATCCTCACCGACGCGCTGCTCAACAAGCACCACGACCCGCTGCCCGAGCACTCCGAGTGGACCGAG GGTCCCAACGATCCTATTCAGAAGCTGAAGAAGCAGTTGGCCGATAAGGAGAAGGCGCTCGCCGATGAGATTGAGGCCTCTCAGGCTCTACACGCCAAGCTTAAGGAGCTCAG GGGCGCGCTGAACGCGGAGCGCacgcgcgcggcggcggcggcgcgggcggccgAGCAGGCGGCGGCCGCGGCGCGCGCGGAGCTGCACACGCAGCAGGCGCGGCTGCAGCGCCTGCTCGACGACAACCACCAGCTCGCGCAGGAGAAGCTCATG CTGCAGTCCAAGTTGGGTGCGGAAGGCGAGGCACAGGCCGCGCGTGTTCAGATGGAGCTGCACATCCAGAGACTGTCTGAG GCGGAGGCGACCCTGCTGGCGCAGCTGACGGGGCTGCAGGCGGAGCTGACGGCGCACGCGCTGGAGGCGGGGCAGCTGCGCATGGAGGCGGGCGCCGCGCGCGACTCCTGCGTCATGGCGCAGCAGCACGCCGCCGACCTCGCGCAGCAGCTGCAG GACGCGACGCGCGCGTGCGGCGAGCTGGAGCAGCAGCGCCAGTGCGCCGCGCACTCAGAGCAGCGCGCGCAGCAGGACCTAAGACAGGCACAGGAGCGACTCGCAG CCATGGCCGAGCTTCAAAATGAAGTGCAGAGATTGGCGAACCGCGCTCAGACTGCTGAAAGTAACGTTGAGATATTGAAGGAGGAATCTGAAAAACAGAAGCAACAG TTGTCCAGTGAAATAGCGTCGTTGCGTGAACAACTGGCCGCACGAGAGACTGAATTagcagaaataaaacaattgaaggcGGCGCCTGCGCAGAACGGACTGCCAGCCAATGACCAAGTCAAG CAGGCTGCAGAACTCGCGAAGGTTGAGAGCATAGTGGAGTCTCTCCGCGACGAGCTCGCGACGGCGCAGCGTGGCTCCCGCGACCAACGCGAACAGCTGACCCGCCTCCACGAACAGTTGCGCCAGTACCAGGATAAGAACAAT GAATTGCGAACTAAAAACTGGAAAGTAATGGAGGCGTTACAATCTGCCGAAAAGGCTCTACAGACGAAAGCGGCAAGGGCGATGCCGGCCCAAGACTCGCTGCGC GACGCCATTGCAAAAGCACAAGAAGCTCAGTACGCCGAGGTGGCGAGTATCCTCCGCGCGGCGTGCCCGGCGGCGGCcccgggcgcgggcgcgggccgcGACTGGCTGCAGAGCTTCGCCGCCAACCTGCGCGTGCAGCTGCACCCGCCCGCACCCGCTCCCGCCGAGTCCGCCGACACCGACGCCAGGGTCAACGACCTCATCCAGCAGAATGAGCAGTCACAGAGCCTCGTCGAGAAATACAAGAAGATTATTGACGACACC GAAGGAGTATTGAGCCGCCTACAACAGAACGTAACGTTAGAAGAGCAGCGGTGGGCGCAGCAGCTGGCTGAGAAACAACGCGAACTTGATGATCTCCGGCAGCGCACCGTACTGCAG GAACCTCTGGCGTTTGCATACTCCTGCATAGAGAACGCATTGCCTGCGATCGTAGAGGAG ATGCAAAATAAAATCGACTCATTGCAAGAAGAGCTACAACAAGCAAAAAAGTCCAATCACAACCACACTTTTGCTGACGCGGAACGGAGCGCTGAG GAAAGACTTATGGCTGGTTTATCTGACAAACACAGTGTAGACGTCAGCAATGGACCATTaaag GTTGGACTGGACGAGAAATAA
- the LOC110373394 gene encoding ribosome-binding protein 1 isoform X2 produces the protein MELQALLVLCGVGVAGLAMLLLMGLFSASGTSYEEAIAQQRRATTELLALAESKNKPKKKEKKANKKLAKKEKSKESAVGMTGSEQESEAPVESGVEDDVVPAPKGHVEFSAAVVVDVPRDTTPNVKIRKRGKDPKVKPILVNKEDPSCVSDPSALPDPTTTTVANHFEEMHPKDEFELMHSTLVTEKASEKVEEAAEKKEVKVAKAAKGSKAVAKPPAVVEVAKEEVTRERHNSGEGAKEQRKSKKIEKKSSEEVSEIVREEVVPPLNAPQPSELTTDKLLKQALANAPAPAASPPGKNKKKKPEPNVLSLMAGDSGGVNVGELVRVVREAVLSRTEIQILTDALLNKHHDPLPEHSEWTEGPNDPIQKLKKQLADKEKALADEIEASQALHAKLKELRGALNAERTRAAAAARAAEQAAAAARAELHTQQARLQRLLDDNHQLAQEKLMLQSKLGAEGEAQAARVQMELHIQRLSEAEATLLAQLTGLQAELTAHALEAGQLRMEAGAARDSCVMAQQHAADLAQQLQDATRACGELEQQRQCAAHSEQRAQQDLRQAQERLAAMAELQNEVQRLANRAQTAESNVEILKEESEKQKQQLSSEIASLREQLAARETELAEIKQLKAAPAQNGLPANDQVKQAAELAKVESIVESLRDELATAQRGSRDQREQLTRLHEQLRQYQDKNNELRTKNWKVMEALQSAEKALQTKAARAMPAQDSLRDAIAKAQEAQYAEVASILRAACPAAAPGAGAGRDWLQSFAANLRVQLHPPAPAPAESADTDARVNDLIQQNEQSQSLVEKYKKIIDDTEGVLSRLQQNVTLEEQRWAQQLAEKQRELDDLRQRTVLQEPLAFAYSCIENALPAIVEEMQNKIDSLQEELQQAKKSNHNHTFADAERSAEERLMAGLSDKHSVDVSNGPLKVGLDEK, from the exons ATGGAGCTGCAAGCATTGCTCGTCCTGTGCGGGGTGGGGGTCGCGGGCCTCGCCATGCTGCTGCTGATGGGGTTGTTCTCTGCCTCTGGCACCAGCTATGAGGAAGCAATAGCTCAACAACGCCGAGCTACCACTGAACTACTTGCTCTTGCTGAAAGCAAAAATAAGCCTAAAAAGAAGGAGAAGAAAGCTAACAAAAAG TTAGCAAAGAAGGAAAAGAGCAAGGAGAGTGCAGTTGGGATGACGGGCAGTGAGCAGGAGAGTGAGGCACCAGTTGAGAGCGGAGTCGAGGACGATGTGGTGCCCGCTCCTAAGGGACATGTTGAGTTCAGTGCTGCGGTGGTAGTGGACGTGCCTAGGGATACCACACCTAATGTCAAG ATCCGCAAACGCGGCAAGGATCCTAAAGTAAAGCCGATCTTGGTAAACAAAGAGGATCCGAGTTGCGTTAGCGATCCGAGCGCGCTGCCTGACCCCACCACCACCACTGTCGCCAACCACTTTGAGGAAATGCATCCCAAAGATGAGTTTGAATTGATGCATTCAACACTCGTCACGGAAAAA gccTCCGAGAAAGTGGAAGAAGCAGCGGAAAAGAAAGAAGTGAAAGTAGCTAAGGCCGCTAAGGGTAGCAAGGCAGTAGCTAAGCCCCCTGCTGTAGTTGAGGTCGCTAAGGAAGAGGTCACTCGTGAGCGACACAACAGTGGCGAAGGAGCGAAGGAACAGCGCAAGA GCAAGAAGATTGAGAAGAAGTCCTCAGAAGAAGTGAGTGAGATTGTCCGTGAGGAGGTAGTTCCGCCTCTGAATGCGCCGCAGCCGAGCGAGCTCACGACCGACAAGCTGCTGAAGCAAGCGCTGGCGAACGCGCCGGCGCCGGCCGCCTCCCCGCCCGGCaagaacaagaagaaaaaaCCAGAGCCCAATGTGCTCTCGCTTATGG CGGGCGACAGCGGCGGCGTGAACGTGGGCGAGCTGGTGCGCGTGGTGCGCGAGGCGGTGCTGTCGCGCACAGAGATACAGATCCTCACCGACGCGCTGCTCAACAAGCACCACGACCCGCTGCCCGAGCACTCCGAGTGGACCGAG GGTCCCAACGATCCTATTCAGAAGCTGAAGAAGCAGTTGGCCGATAAGGAGAAGGCGCTCGCCGATGAGATTGAGGCCTCTCAGGCTCTACACGCCAAGCTTAAGGAGCTCAG GGGCGCGCTGAACGCGGAGCGCacgcgcgcggcggcggcggcgcgggcggccgAGCAGGCGGCGGCCGCGGCGCGCGCGGAGCTGCACACGCAGCAGGCGCGGCTGCAGCGCCTGCTCGACGACAACCACCAGCTCGCGCAGGAGAAGCTCATG CTGCAGTCCAAGTTGGGTGCGGAAGGCGAGGCACAGGCCGCGCGTGTTCAGATGGAGCTGCACATCCAGAGACTGTCTGAG GCGGAGGCGACCCTGCTGGCGCAGCTGACGGGGCTGCAGGCGGAGCTGACGGCGCACGCGCTGGAGGCGGGGCAGCTGCGCATGGAGGCGGGCGCCGCGCGCGACTCCTGCGTCATGGCGCAGCAGCACGCCGCCGACCTCGCGCAGCAGCTGCAG GACGCGACGCGCGCGTGCGGCGAGCTGGAGCAGCAGCGCCAGTGCGCCGCGCACTCAGAGCAGCGCGCGCAGCAGGACCTAAGACAGGCACAGGAGCGACTCGCAG CCATGGCCGAGCTTCAAAATGAAGTGCAGAGATTGGCGAACCGCGCTCAGACTGCTGAAAGTAACGTTGAGATATTGAAGGAGGAATCTGAAAAACAGAAGCAACAG TTGTCCAGTGAAATAGCGTCGTTGCGTGAACAACTGGCCGCACGAGAGACTGAATTagcagaaataaaacaattgaaggcGGCGCCTGCGCAGAACGGACTGCCAGCCAATGACCAAGTCAAG CAGGCTGCAGAACTCGCGAAGGTTGAGAGCATAGTGGAGTCTCTCCGCGACGAGCTCGCGACGGCGCAGCGTGGCTCCCGCGACCAACGCGAACAGCTGACCCGCCTCCACGAACAGTTGCGCCAGTACCAGGATAAGAACAAT GAATTGCGAACTAAAAACTGGAAAGTAATGGAGGCGTTACAATCTGCCGAAAAGGCTCTACAGACGAAAGCGGCAAGGGCGATGCCGGCCCAAGACTCGCTGCGC GACGCCATTGCAAAAGCACAAGAAGCTCAGTACGCCGAGGTGGCGAGTATCCTCCGCGCGGCGTGCCCGGCGGCGGCcccgggcgcgggcgcgggccgcGACTGGCTGCAGAGCTTCGCCGCCAACCTGCGCGTGCAGCTGCACCCGCCCGCACCCGCTCCCGCCGAGTCCGCCGACACCGACGCCAGGGTCAACGACCTCATCCAGCAGAATGAGCAGTCACAGAGCCTCGTCGAGAAATACAAGAAGATTATTGACGACACC GAAGGAGTATTGAGCCGCCTACAACAGAACGTAACGTTAGAAGAGCAGCGGTGGGCGCAGCAGCTGGCTGAGAAACAACGCGAACTTGATGATCTCCGGCAGCGCACCGTACTGCAG GAACCTCTGGCGTTTGCATACTCCTGCATAGAGAACGCATTGCCTGCGATCGTAGAGGAG ATGCAAAATAAAATCGACTCATTGCAAGAAGAGCTACAACAAGCAAAAAAGTCCAATCACAACCACACTTTTGCTGACGCGGAACGGAGCGCTGAG GAAAGACTTATGGCTGGTTTATCTGACAAACACAGTGTAGACGTCAGCAATGGACCATTaaag GTTGGACTGGACGAGAAATAA
- the LOC110373394 gene encoding ribosome-binding protein 1 isoform X4 has product MELQALLVLCGVGVAGLAMLLLMGLFSASGTSYEEAIAQQRRATTELLALAESKNKPKKKEKKANKKLAKKEKSKESAVGMTGSEQESEAPVESGVEDDVVPAPKGHVEFSAAVVVDVPRDTTPNVKIRKRGKDPKVKPILVNKEDPSCVSDPSALPDPTTTTVANHFEEMHPKDEFELMHSTLVTEKASEKVEEAAEKKEVKVAKAAKGSKAVAKPPAVVEVAKEEVTRERHNSGEGAKEQRKSKKIEKKSSEEVSEIVREEVVPPLNAPQPSELTTDKLLKQALANAPAPAASPPGKNKKKKPEPNVLSLMVAGDSGGVNVGELVRVVREAVLSRTEIQILTDALLNKHHDPLPEHSEWTEGPNDPIQKLKKQLADKEKALADEIEASQALHAKLKELRGALNAERTRAAAAARAAEQAAAAARAELHTQQARLQRLLDDNHQLAQEKLMLQSKLGAEGEAQAARVQMELHIQRLSEAEATLLAQLTGLQAELTAHALEAGQLRMEAGAARDSCVMAQQHAADLAQQLQDATRACGELEQQRQCAAHSEQRAQQDLRQAQERLAAMAELQNEVQRLANRAQTAESNVEILKEESEKQKQQLSSEIASLREQLAARETELAEIKQLKAAPAQNGLPANDQVKQAAELAKVESIVESLRDELATAQRGSRDQREQLTRLHEQLRQYQDKNNELRTKNWKVMEALQSAEKALQTKAARAMPAQDSLRDAIAKAQEAQYAEVASILRAACPAAAPGAGAGRDWLQSFAANLRVQLHPPAPAPAESADTDARVNDLIQQNEQSQSLVEKYKKIIDDTEGVLSRLQQNVTLEEQRWAQQLAEKQRELDDLRQRTVLQMQNKIDSLQEELQQAKKSNHNHTFADAERSAEERLMAGLSDKHSVDVSNGPLKVGLDEK; this is encoded by the exons ATGGAGCTGCAAGCATTGCTCGTCCTGTGCGGGGTGGGGGTCGCGGGCCTCGCCATGCTGCTGCTGATGGGGTTGTTCTCTGCCTCTGGCACCAGCTATGAGGAAGCAATAGCTCAACAACGCCGAGCTACCACTGAACTACTTGCTCTTGCTGAAAGCAAAAATAAGCCTAAAAAGAAGGAGAAGAAAGCTAACAAAAAG TTAGCAAAGAAGGAAAAGAGCAAGGAGAGTGCAGTTGGGATGACGGGCAGTGAGCAGGAGAGTGAGGCACCAGTTGAGAGCGGAGTCGAGGACGATGTGGTGCCCGCTCCTAAGGGACATGTTGAGTTCAGTGCTGCGGTGGTAGTGGACGTGCCTAGGGATACCACACCTAATGTCAAG ATCCGCAAACGCGGCAAGGATCCTAAAGTAAAGCCGATCTTGGTAAACAAAGAGGATCCGAGTTGCGTTAGCGATCCGAGCGCGCTGCCTGACCCCACCACCACCACTGTCGCCAACCACTTTGAGGAAATGCATCCCAAAGATGAGTTTGAATTGATGCATTCAACACTCGTCACGGAAAAA gccTCCGAGAAAGTGGAAGAAGCAGCGGAAAAGAAAGAAGTGAAAGTAGCTAAGGCCGCTAAGGGTAGCAAGGCAGTAGCTAAGCCCCCTGCTGTAGTTGAGGTCGCTAAGGAAGAGGTCACTCGTGAGCGACACAACAGTGGCGAAGGAGCGAAGGAACAGCGCAAGA GCAAGAAGATTGAGAAGAAGTCCTCAGAAGAAGTGAGTGAGATTGTCCGTGAGGAGGTAGTTCCGCCTCTGAATGCGCCGCAGCCGAGCGAGCTCACGACCGACAAGCTGCTGAAGCAAGCGCTGGCGAACGCGCCGGCGCCGGCCGCCTCCCCGCCCGGCaagaacaagaagaaaaaaCCAGAGCCCAATGTGCTCTCGCTTATGG TAGCGGGCGACAGCGGCGGCGTGAACGTGGGCGAGCTGGTGCGCGTGGTGCGCGAGGCGGTGCTGTCGCGCACAGAGATACAGATCCTCACCGACGCGCTGCTCAACAAGCACCACGACCCGCTGCCCGAGCACTCCGAGTGGACCGAG GGTCCCAACGATCCTATTCAGAAGCTGAAGAAGCAGTTGGCCGATAAGGAGAAGGCGCTCGCCGATGAGATTGAGGCCTCTCAGGCTCTACACGCCAAGCTTAAGGAGCTCAG GGGCGCGCTGAACGCGGAGCGCacgcgcgcggcggcggcggcgcgggcggccgAGCAGGCGGCGGCCGCGGCGCGCGCGGAGCTGCACACGCAGCAGGCGCGGCTGCAGCGCCTGCTCGACGACAACCACCAGCTCGCGCAGGAGAAGCTCATG CTGCAGTCCAAGTTGGGTGCGGAAGGCGAGGCACAGGCCGCGCGTGTTCAGATGGAGCTGCACATCCAGAGACTGTCTGAG GCGGAGGCGACCCTGCTGGCGCAGCTGACGGGGCTGCAGGCGGAGCTGACGGCGCACGCGCTGGAGGCGGGGCAGCTGCGCATGGAGGCGGGCGCCGCGCGCGACTCCTGCGTCATGGCGCAGCAGCACGCCGCCGACCTCGCGCAGCAGCTGCAG GACGCGACGCGCGCGTGCGGCGAGCTGGAGCAGCAGCGCCAGTGCGCCGCGCACTCAGAGCAGCGCGCGCAGCAGGACCTAAGACAGGCACAGGAGCGACTCGCAG CCATGGCCGAGCTTCAAAATGAAGTGCAGAGATTGGCGAACCGCGCTCAGACTGCTGAAAGTAACGTTGAGATATTGAAGGAGGAATCTGAAAAACAGAAGCAACAG TTGTCCAGTGAAATAGCGTCGTTGCGTGAACAACTGGCCGCACGAGAGACTGAATTagcagaaataaaacaattgaaggcGGCGCCTGCGCAGAACGGACTGCCAGCCAATGACCAAGTCAAG CAGGCTGCAGAACTCGCGAAGGTTGAGAGCATAGTGGAGTCTCTCCGCGACGAGCTCGCGACGGCGCAGCGTGGCTCCCGCGACCAACGCGAACAGCTGACCCGCCTCCACGAACAGTTGCGCCAGTACCAGGATAAGAACAAT GAATTGCGAACTAAAAACTGGAAAGTAATGGAGGCGTTACAATCTGCCGAAAAGGCTCTACAGACGAAAGCGGCAAGGGCGATGCCGGCCCAAGACTCGCTGCGC GACGCCATTGCAAAAGCACAAGAAGCTCAGTACGCCGAGGTGGCGAGTATCCTCCGCGCGGCGTGCCCGGCGGCGGCcccgggcgcgggcgcgggccgcGACTGGCTGCAGAGCTTCGCCGCCAACCTGCGCGTGCAGCTGCACCCGCCCGCACCCGCTCCCGCCGAGTCCGCCGACACCGACGCCAGGGTCAACGACCTCATCCAGCAGAATGAGCAGTCACAGAGCCTCGTCGAGAAATACAAGAAGATTATTGACGACACC GAAGGAGTATTGAGCCGCCTACAACAGAACGTAACGTTAGAAGAGCAGCGGTGGGCGCAGCAGCTGGCTGAGAAACAACGCGAACTTGATGATCTCCGGCAGCGCACCGTACTGCAG ATGCAAAATAAAATCGACTCATTGCAAGAAGAGCTACAACAAGCAAAAAAGTCCAATCACAACCACACTTTTGCTGACGCGGAACGGAGCGCTGAG GAAAGACTTATGGCTGGTTTATCTGACAAACACAGTGTAGACGTCAGCAATGGACCATTaaag GTTGGACTGGACGAGAAATAA